DNA from Gephyromycinifex aptenodytis:
GCGCGGCAACCCCCTGCGCCTGGAGGGAACCGGCCTGCTCGCCCGCTGTTTCCTGCACGAGACCGACCACCTGAACGGCATCCTCTACGTCGACCACCTCAGCGCGAAGGGACGCAAGGTCGCTCTGGCCGAGATGGAGGAGAACAAGCAGCAGATCTGGGACGAATGGGACACCAGGGCCGCCGAACTCGGCAAGTAGGCAGTCGGCGCTCGCGCCGTGCATGCCACGCCCTCGGATGCCCAGAGCGGGTCTTCAGACAAACGAGCAGCGCAGATTCAGGCAGCACACGCGCTGACCCAGCACTTCACCGCCGAGCGTCACCGCACCCGAGCCTGGGTCGTGGCGGCACCCGCGGGCCGCCCCTACGAGGCCGCCGCCCGTCCCGACCGAGAAGCGCGGACAAGAACCACGCGAGGTGATCGCCTCGACTGGCACTGCGCGAGCCAGGACTCAGGAGGCGAACACTCCCAGCACCGGGTTCCATTCGGTGACGTCCCAGCGCTGCACCAGCCCCTCCTTCTGGAAGGGGTCGTCGGCTAGGGCTGATTCGACCGCTGCGGGCGCGTCAGCTTCGAAGATGAGCACCGCAGCCGGGGAGTCCACCCCGACCAGTGGACCCGAGGCGCGCAGCAGCCCCGAGGAGACCAGCCCGCCCAGGAACTCACGGTGGGCCGGGCGGACCTGCTCCAAGCGCGGGTCGCTGCTGTAGTGGTAGTTGACGACGTAAAAGGCCATGAGGTCACGCTACGACGCGCACCACGCCTGGACCTGCCAGTTCGACCCATTTCGCGAACAAGCCTGCGATGTCGTCCTCGTGCGCGCGGGTCAGGCGGAGAGTTCGTCGAGCTTGGCGACGACCTGAGGGCCGGTCCAGTCTGAGGCCGCGAGCGAACGGCGAAGAGTCAGCAGGGGTTTCGCGGGATCCAGCGGTTTGTCGTTGAGCTGGAACGCCGTGGAATAGCCAGCCTTGGCCAGGTGTGGCAGGGCTGCTTCGTTCCAGGCGCCGTAGGGGAAGGCGAACGATGCCACCTCTTGGCCGGAGATGTCGCGCAACGTCTCCCGCGACTTTTCGAACTGCGGCGCCCAGTCCTTCGGGCCGTACTCGCGCACGTCGTGGTGATCCCAGGTGTGGCTGCCGATGACGTGCCCGGCGTCGGCGACGGCACGTATCTGTTTCTTCGTCGTCCAACCGGGGTTGCCGATGACGACGGTCATGATGTACCAGACCCCCGTCATGTCGCGCTTGCTCAGCTCGGCGAAGGCGGTCTGCGGCTGGTTGTCCTTGCCGTCGTCGAAGCTCAACATGACCGGTTTGTCTGGCAGCGCCGCCCCTGTCGTCAAGGCCGCGAGGTAGGCGTCCGGGGTGACGGTCGTGTAACCGGCGCCCGCGATGGCATCAAGTTGCGCCCGGAACTTCTCCGGTGGCATCACGAGCAACTGGCGGGTGTAGCCGCTGTCGGAGGCTTGGTAGGGGCGGACCTGGTGGTAGCAGAGCACCGGAACGGTTGCGCGGGCTGCGATCTGGGCTGGGCTCGCCGGGGGTGCTGACGTGGCGCTGGTTGTGGGCGAACCAGACGCAGCGGGGGAACCGGTGGGGGCGCCAGAAGAGGAGCCAGTACCTGCGGCGCCGGTCCTCGGCGCTGCTGTGCCGCTACCGCAGCCCGCCACGGCGGCTGCTGCACCGGTGAGTGCCGCCCCGAGAATGAGGCGACGACTGATGTGTTGATCCACCTGAGCTGCTCCGATCCGCTCCCGCTCGGGCCCGATCGGGCCGCGCTCTATCAGGGTAGGTAGCGACCGGGAGGCACCACTGACGGCGCCCTCCGGGAAGGGTCAAAACTGGGTCAAGTTCCAGTCAATTTGCGGTGGTGGCTGCGATTCTCGCGCTTTCACCCCAGGGGGAACTCGGCCAGTGTCTCGTACCGCGGGCGCCGGT
Protein-coding regions in this window:
- a CDS encoding YciI family protein, whose translation is MAFYVVNYHYSSDPRLEQVRPAHREFLGGLVSSGLLRASGPLVGVDSPAAVLIFEADAPAAVESALADDPFQKEGLVQRWDVTEWNPVLGVFAS
- a CDS encoding polysaccharide deacetylase family protein produces the protein MDQHISRRLILGAALTGAAAAVAGCGSGTAAPRTGAAGTGSSSGAPTGSPAASGSPTTSATSAPPASPAQIAARATVPVLCYHQVRPYQASDSGYTRQLLVMPPEKFRAQLDAIAGAGYTTVTPDAYLAALTTGAALPDKPVMLSFDDGKDNQPQTAFAELSKRDMTGVWYIMTVVIGNPGWTTKKQIRAVADAGHVIGSHTWDHHDVREYGPKDWAPQFEKSRETLRDISGQEVASFAFPYGAWNEAALPHLAKAGYSTAFQLNDKPLDPAKPLLTLRRSLAASDWTGPQVVAKLDELSA